A window from Moritella yayanosii encodes these proteins:
- the srmB gene encoding ATP-dependent RNA helicase SrmB encodes MDFESLDLDPELIAALTDNNLVQPTLIQQQVLPTAMEGRDILASAPTGTGKTLAFLLPAIQHLLDFPRRELGPGRVLILTPTRELASQVFQQAKMLAAYTDHKVSMVTGGVDYALHAEVLKNNLDIVIATPGRLLEYIRRDAFECAAIEILILDEADRMLDMGFYDDVKRITDEMTRRQQTMLFSATLEGRGIDRFAEELLKEPVEFRANPSRREKAKIHQFMHHVDNHAHKQALLVHWLRDESTTRSIVFVKTRERLAELVSYLQSQDIACAYLRGEMDQAKRTRSLNQFKNDKVKVLVATDVAARGIDVQDVSHVFNFDLPRSAEIYVHRIGRTARAGKKGTAISLVEAHDLRIFGKIERYTEETIKRRVIQDLKPKNKITASKTKKKAKVTTTGKNKASAKAKLKAKKRTKKNKSKSK; translated from the coding sequence ATGGACTTCGAAAGTCTCGATCTAGACCCTGAATTAATTGCAGCACTTACTGATAATAATCTTGTTCAACCGACATTGATTCAACAGCAAGTACTGCCAACCGCCATGGAAGGTAGAGATATCCTTGCATCTGCACCGACTGGTACAGGTAAAACGCTGGCATTTTTATTACCAGCTATTCAACATCTGCTTGACTTTCCACGTCGCGAATTAGGTCCTGGACGCGTACTTATCTTGACGCCAACGCGAGAACTCGCGAGTCAGGTATTCCAACAAGCTAAAATGCTAGCGGCTTATACTGACCATAAAGTATCGATGGTCACGGGTGGTGTTGATTATGCTCTACACGCTGAAGTATTAAAAAATAACCTTGATATTGTCATTGCCACGCCGGGTCGTTTATTAGAATACATCCGCCGTGATGCATTTGAATGTGCAGCCATTGAAATACTGATCTTAGATGAAGCTGACCGCATGTTAGATATGGGCTTCTATGATGACGTGAAAAGAATCACTGATGAAATGACCCGTCGTCAACAAACAATGCTATTTTCTGCAACCCTAGAAGGTCGCGGTATTGATCGTTTTGCTGAAGAACTATTGAAAGAACCTGTTGAATTTAGAGCGAATCCTTCTCGTAGAGAAAAAGCTAAAATTCATCAGTTCATGCACCATGTTGATAATCACGCACACAAGCAAGCCTTGTTAGTGCATTGGTTACGTGATGAAAGCACCACACGTTCTATCGTGTTTGTAAAAACCCGTGAACGCCTTGCCGAGCTTGTTAGCTACCTGCAATCACAAGACATCGCGTGTGCATATTTACGTGGTGAAATGGATCAAGCGAAACGTACGCGTTCTTTGAACCAGTTCAAAAATGATAAAGTAAAAGTGCTGGTTGCTACCGACGTTGCAGCTCGCGGTATTGACGTACAAGATGTAAGCCATGTATTTAACTTTGACTTACCACGTAGTGCTGAAATTTATGTTCACCGTATTGGTCGTACAGCACGTGCCGGTAAGAAAGGAACAGCGATCTCATTGGTTGAAGCGCATGATCTACGTATCTTTGGTAAAATTGAACGTTATACCGAAGAAACAATTAAGCGTCGTGTAATTCAAGATTTGAAACCAAAGAATAAAATTACAGCATCGAAAACGAAGAAAAAAGCGAAAGTAACGACGACTGGTAAAAATAAAGCATCAGCGAAAGCCAAGCTTAAAGCCAAAAAACGTACCAAGAAAAATAAATCTAAAAGCAAGTAA